A stretch of Tenrec ecaudatus isolate mTenEca1 chromosome 2, mTenEca1.hap1, whole genome shotgun sequence DNA encodes these proteins:
- the FST gene encoding follistatin isoform X2 codes for MGRPRHPPGGLCLLLLLLCQFMEDRSAQAGNCWLRQAKNGRCQVLYKTELSKEECCSTGRLSTSWTEEDVNDNTLFKWMIFNGGAPNCIPCKETCENVDCGPGKKCRMNKKNKPRCVCAPDCSNITWKGPVCGLDGKTYRSECALLKARCKEQPELEVQYQGKCKKTCRDVSCPGSSTCVVDQTNNAYCVTCNRICPEPTSSEQYICGNDGVTYSSACHLRKATCLLGRSIGLAYEGKCITKSCEDIRCAGGKKCLWDFKVGRGRCSLCDELCPESKSDEPVCASDNATYASECAMKEAACSSGVLLEVKHSGSCNSISEDTEEEEEDEDQDYSFPISSILEW; via the exons CTGGGAATTGCTGGCTCCGCCAGGCGAAAAACGGCCGCTGCCAAGTCCTGTATAAGACGGAGCTGAGCAAGGAGGAGTGCTGCAGCACCGGCCGCCTGAGCACCTCGTGGACAGAGGAGGACGTGAATGACAACACTCTCTTCAAGTGGATGATTTTCAACGGGGGCGCTCCCAACTGCATCCCGTGTAAAG AAACGTGTGAAAATGTGGACTGTGGACCTGGGAAGAAATGCCGAATGAACAAGAAGAACAAACCCCGCTGCGTCTGCGCCCCAGACTGCTCCAACATCACCTGGAAAGGCCCGGTCTGTGGCCTGGACGGGAAAACCTACCGCAGCGAATGTGCGCTCCTCAAGGCCAGATGTAAAGAGCAGCCGGAACTGGAAGTCCAGTACCAAGGCAAATGTAAAA AGACCTGTCGGGATGTTTCCTGTCCAGGCAGCTCCACGTGTGTGGTGGACCAGACCAATAACGCCTACTGTGTGACGTGCAATCGCATTTGCCCAGAGCCCACCTCCTCTGAACAGTATATTTGTGGGAATGATGGTGTGACCTACTCCAGCGCCTGTCACCTGAGGAAGGCTACCTGCCTGCTGGGCAGATCGATTGGATTAGCCTACGAGGGAAAGTGTATCA CAAAGTCCTGTGAAGATATCCGCTGCGCTGGTGGAAAAAAATGTTTATGGGACTTCAAAGTGGGCCGCGGCCGGTGTTCGCTCTGTGACGAGCTGTGTCCGGAGAGTAAGTCCGACGAGCCTGTCTGTGCCAGTGACAACGCCACGTACGCCAGCGAGTGTGCCATGAAGGAGGCGGCCTGCTCCTCAGGTGTGCTGCTGGAAGTTAAGCACTCCGGCTCTTGCAACT CCATTTCCGAAGACaccgaggaagaggaggaagatgaagacCAGGACTACAGCTTTCCTATATCTTCCATTCTAGAGTGGTAA
- the FST gene encoding follistatin isoform X3 codes for MGRPRHPPGGLCLLLLLLCQFMEDRSAQAGNCWLRQAKNGRCQVLYKTELSKEECCSTGRLSTSWTEEDVNDNTLFKWMIFNGGAPNCIPCKETCENVDCGPGKKCRMNKKNKPRCVCAPDCSNITWKGPVCGLDGKTYRSECALLKARCKEQPELEVQYQGKCKKTCRDVSCPGSSTCVVDQTNNAYCVTCNRICPEPTSSEQYICGNDGVTYSSACHLRKATCLLGRSIGLAYEGKCIKAKSCEDIRCAGGKKCLWDFKVGRGRCSLCDELCPESKSDEPVCASDNATYASECAMKEAACSSGVLLEVKHSGSCN; via the exons CTGGGAATTGCTGGCTCCGCCAGGCGAAAAACGGCCGCTGCCAAGTCCTGTATAAGACGGAGCTGAGCAAGGAGGAGTGCTGCAGCACCGGCCGCCTGAGCACCTCGTGGACAGAGGAGGACGTGAATGACAACACTCTCTTCAAGTGGATGATTTTCAACGGGGGCGCTCCCAACTGCATCCCGTGTAAAG AAACGTGTGAAAATGTGGACTGTGGACCTGGGAAGAAATGCCGAATGAACAAGAAGAACAAACCCCGCTGCGTCTGCGCCCCAGACTGCTCCAACATCACCTGGAAAGGCCCGGTCTGTGGCCTGGACGGGAAAACCTACCGCAGCGAATGTGCGCTCCTCAAGGCCAGATGTAAAGAGCAGCCGGAACTGGAAGTCCAGTACCAAGGCAAATGTAAAA AGACCTGTCGGGATGTTTCCTGTCCAGGCAGCTCCACGTGTGTGGTGGACCAGACCAATAACGCCTACTGTGTGACGTGCAATCGCATTTGCCCAGAGCCCACCTCCTCTGAACAGTATATTTGTGGGAATGATGGTGTGACCTACTCCAGCGCCTGTCACCTGAGGAAGGCTACCTGCCTGCTGGGCAGATCGATTGGATTAGCCTACGAGGGAAAGTGTATCA AAGCAAAGTCCTGTGAAGATATCCGCTGCGCTGGTGGAAAAAAATGTTTATGGGACTTCAAAGTGGGCCGCGGCCGGTGTTCGCTCTGTGACGAGCTGTGTCCGGAGAGTAAGTCCGACGAGCCTGTCTGTGCCAGTGACAACGCCACGTACGCCAGCGAGTGTGCCATGAAGGAGGCGGCCTGCTCCTCAGGTGTGCTGCTGGAAGTTAAGCACTCCGGCTCTTGCAACT GA
- the FST gene encoding follistatin isoform X1 encodes MGRPRHPPGGLCLLLLLLCQFMEDRSAQAGNCWLRQAKNGRCQVLYKTELSKEECCSTGRLSTSWTEEDVNDNTLFKWMIFNGGAPNCIPCKETCENVDCGPGKKCRMNKKNKPRCVCAPDCSNITWKGPVCGLDGKTYRSECALLKARCKEQPELEVQYQGKCKKTCRDVSCPGSSTCVVDQTNNAYCVTCNRICPEPTSSEQYICGNDGVTYSSACHLRKATCLLGRSIGLAYEGKCIKAKSCEDIRCAGGKKCLWDFKVGRGRCSLCDELCPESKSDEPVCASDNATYASECAMKEAACSSGVLLEVKHSGSCNSISEDTEEEEEDEDQDYSFPISSILEW; translated from the exons CTGGGAATTGCTGGCTCCGCCAGGCGAAAAACGGCCGCTGCCAAGTCCTGTATAAGACGGAGCTGAGCAAGGAGGAGTGCTGCAGCACCGGCCGCCTGAGCACCTCGTGGACAGAGGAGGACGTGAATGACAACACTCTCTTCAAGTGGATGATTTTCAACGGGGGCGCTCCCAACTGCATCCCGTGTAAAG AAACGTGTGAAAATGTGGACTGTGGACCTGGGAAGAAATGCCGAATGAACAAGAAGAACAAACCCCGCTGCGTCTGCGCCCCAGACTGCTCCAACATCACCTGGAAAGGCCCGGTCTGTGGCCTGGACGGGAAAACCTACCGCAGCGAATGTGCGCTCCTCAAGGCCAGATGTAAAGAGCAGCCGGAACTGGAAGTCCAGTACCAAGGCAAATGTAAAA AGACCTGTCGGGATGTTTCCTGTCCAGGCAGCTCCACGTGTGTGGTGGACCAGACCAATAACGCCTACTGTGTGACGTGCAATCGCATTTGCCCAGAGCCCACCTCCTCTGAACAGTATATTTGTGGGAATGATGGTGTGACCTACTCCAGCGCCTGTCACCTGAGGAAGGCTACCTGCCTGCTGGGCAGATCGATTGGATTAGCCTACGAGGGAAAGTGTATCA AAGCAAAGTCCTGTGAAGATATCCGCTGCGCTGGTGGAAAAAAATGTTTATGGGACTTCAAAGTGGGCCGCGGCCGGTGTTCGCTCTGTGACGAGCTGTGTCCGGAGAGTAAGTCCGACGAGCCTGTCTGTGCCAGTGACAACGCCACGTACGCCAGCGAGTGTGCCATGAAGGAGGCGGCCTGCTCCTCAGGTGTGCTGCTGGAAGTTAAGCACTCCGGCTCTTGCAACT CCATTTCCGAAGACaccgaggaagaggaggaagatgaagacCAGGACTACAGCTTTCCTATATCTTCCATTCTAGAGTGGTAA